A genome region from Pyrenophora tritici-repentis strain M4 chromosome 9, whole genome shotgun sequence includes the following:
- a CDS encoding ThiD, Hydroxymethylpyrimidine-phosphomethylpyrimidine kinase: MAPKRILVIAGSDSSGGAGLEADQKVIAAHGCYAMTATTALTAQNTLGVQDIHHTPPVFVRKQIDAVCEDVGVDVVKTGMLASAETIEIVADALKRHNISTSIVDPVMVSTSGSQLLPENAVSTLIKSLFPLTTLLTPNIPEAKLLLQTAGIDVTEPRNVDDIVALAHRIHELGPKWVLLKGGHLPLTRGRVVSKGEEEREVVLNVLVGESGVTVLEGEYLRSRNTHGTGCSLASAIACNLAEGMAMAKAVKKANQYIEAGIKTAMNIGSGSGPINHFHSVYMLPFTPGNFISYLLDREEVQKPWKEYTEHEFVQRMGDGTLPVEKFMYYLVQDYLFLVQFSRATALSAYKSSNLKDIGMSVQQVVTLQEEIKLHINFCKDYGLSETDVINTEEDQATTAYTRYVLDIGMSQDWLALQIALLPCLIGYGIIAKRLYEDPSSVRVGSRYWIWIEQYVADEYRQAMMRGSELVEKHAEGLSPSRVEDLAKIFVHATNMERGFWDMGLRSGEIQDGVRS; encoded by the exons ATGGCACCAAAGCGCATCCTGGTAATCGCTGGCTCGGACAGTTCGGGTGGGGC CGGACTAGAAGCGGACCAGAAAGTCATTGCAGCGCATGGCTGCTATGCTATGACAGCTACGACTGCATTGACAGCACAGAACACACTTGGCGTACAGGACATCCATCACACGCCGCCTGTCTTTGTGCGGAAGCAAATTGATGCTGTATGTGAAGATGTAGGCGTGGATGTTGTAAAGACTG GCATGCTCGCGTCTGCTGAGACGATCGAGATTGTTGCCGATGCCCTAAAAAGGCATAACATCAGCACCAGTATTGTCGATCCT GTAATGGTATCCACATCTGGATCCCAGCTCCTGCCTGAAAACGCCGTTTCGACGTTGATAAAGTCGCTCTTTCCCCTCACAACACTTCTCACCCCTAATATCCCAGAAGCAAAGCTACTGCTACAAACCGCTGGGATAGATGTGACAGAGCCACGAAACGTCGATGATATTGTTGCCCTGGCGCACCGCATTCATGAACTTGGACCAAAATGGGTATTGCTGAAAGGAGGCCATCTTCCACTGACCCGTGGCCGGGTAGTTAGCAAGggagaggaagagagggaAGTAGTGTTGAATGTTTTGGTCGGTGAAAGTGGAGTAACCGTACTCGAGGGCGAGTATTTACGATCCAGGAATACGCATGGGACCGGATGTTCACTCGCAAGCGCAATCGCGTGTAACCTTGCTGAGGGAATGGCTATGGCCAAGGCTGTGAAGAAAGCAAATCAGTACATTGAAGCGGGTATCAAGACTGCAATGAACATTGGCAGTGGAAGTGGGCCGATCAATCACTTTCACTCGGTGTACATGCTGCCATTCACACCTGGTAACTTCATCTCGTATCTGCTGGATCGCGAAGAGGTCCAAAAGCCATGGAAAGAGTACACCGAGCATGAGTTTGTCCAGCGAATGGGTGATGGAACATTGCCTGTGGAGAAGTTCATGTACTATCTCGTGCAGGACTACTTGTTCTTGGTGCAGTTCTCACGAGCCACCGCGTTGTCCGCCTACAAATCAAGCAACCTCAAGGATATTGGGATGAGTGTACAACAAGTCGTCACACTACAAGAAGAGATCAAACTGCACATCAATTTTTGCAAAGACTATGGCCTCTCTGAAACAGACGTCATTAACACAGAAGAAGACCAAGCCACTACTGCATACACCCGCTATGTCCTCGATATCGGCATGTCCCAAGACTGGCTTGCTCTACAAATTGCACTGCTTCCTTGCCTCATAGGGTATGGTATCATCGCGAAGAGGTTGTACGAAGACCCAAGCTCTGTCAGAGTCGGAAGTAGATACTGGATTTGGATCGAGCAGTACGTGGCGGACGAGTACAGGCAAGCGATGATGAGAGGGAGTGAGTTGGTGGAGAAGCATGCCGAGGGTCTGAGTCCGAGCCGGGTGGAGGATTTGGCAAAGATATTCGTGCATGCTACAAAT ATGGAGAGAGGGTTTTGGGACATGGGGTTGAGATCTGGGGAAATCCAAGACGGAGTCAGGTCGTAG
- a CDS encoding TT-ORF1 domain containing protein codes for MVQQSPGSLVQYQASGTSLPPWPAVICTDDMAPTEMQRTRPNGYFYVTLVLLLDERFEFHWARTSELGEYDPFAPYENEEIVASTPRLGDAYEMANNALEAGFTLDDWRDRVNQRSVESDSCSDSDESDDDSEMQWALRASQEDYDRQHSHNRKRTLSPPKPARDSRSRITVIPRKDKETAHTDRPSRATQSNHSRTIPDNYSDFLTSRSPARPPPLLISEVASSSLPSPVLPSRLGRCDTPIDLTDDTSSQQPTANQSAPTSTNAPNRTSFQQNSFLDRTLGGLGRSFREPKSDTVDGELSQSKEFVQIPVGPDGVVSTLAKACVWNRKYWLDVRFGVNHFDLNDDGIFELQHPGLPEIDPDDFVFAAEYLESSDFGHRNPRDGDDDQMQEAFVQCIAAWGVAEKLCMHDLMDHIVEKLERHIEPELMAVVIFAAQIYEAEETPLPSQMRLKDYLATYIAQNWWIYVGDDHLSGPFIERLKTLPELERDIYARRLVALNERLNDAGDGPENGEMGLG; via the exons ATGGTGCAGCAAAGCCCAGGCAGTCTGGTCCAATACCAGGCTTCCGGAACCTCATTACCACCATGGCCGGCAGTCATATGTACGGATGATATGGCGCCAACAGAAATGCAGCGAACTCGGCCGAATGGATATTTCTATGTCACGCTCGTTTTGTTGTTGGACGAGCGGTTTGAATT TCATTGGGCCCGTACGTCCGAGTTGGGAGAATATGATCCCTTCGCGCCATACGAAAACGAAGAGATAGTAGCAAGTACCCCGCGGCTCGGTGATGCGTATGAGATGGCGAATAATGCTCTAGAGGCTGGTTTCACACTTGATGATTGGCGAGATCGGGTGAATCAGCGGAGCGTTGAGTCAGACTCATGCTCAGACAGTGATGAAAGTGATGATGATTCCGAGATGCAATGGGCACTGAGGGCAAGTCAAGAGGACTACGACCGGCAGCATTCACATAATAGGAAGAGAACTCTATCGCCTCCGAAACCAGCAAGGGATTCAAGAAGTCGGATAACGGTTATCCCAAGAAAAGATAAAGAAACAGCTCATACCGACAGGCCATCACGAGCTACGCAGAGTAACCACTCCCGAACGATACCAGACAATTACAGCGACTTCCTGACTTCCAGATCACCTGCTCGCCCACCTCCATTACTGATATCCGAAGTCGCATCTTCTTCGTTACCATCACCTGTTTTACCGTCGCGTCTGGGCAGATGCGATACGCCCATAGATCTCACAGACGATACCAGTTCGCAACAGCCAACTGCTAACCAGTCAGCGCCCACGTCGACTAACGCACCAAACCGGACGTCTTTTCAGCAAAACTCGTTCCTTGACCGTACTCTTGGCGGGCTTGGTAGGAGCTTCCGGGAGCCTAAGAGCGACACCGTTGACGGCGAATT GTCACAAAGTAAGGAATTCGTCCAGATACCCGTAGGCCCCGATGGCGTGGTCAGTACCCTAGCGAAAGCTTGTGTATGGAATCGTAAATACTGGCTAGACGTGAG GTTCGGCGTCAACCACTTCGATCTCAACGACGACGGCATATTCGAGCTCCAGCACCCCGGCCTTCCCGAAATCGACCCAGACGACTTCGTCTTCGCCGCCGAATACCTCGAAAGCAGCGATTTTGGCCACCGCAACCCACGAGACGGAGACGACGATCAGATGCAAGAAGCGTTCGTCCAATGCATCGCTGCATGGGGCGTGGCCGAAAAATTGTGCATGCACGACCTCATGGACCATATCGTCGAAAAGTTGGAGCGGCACATTGAGCCGGAGCTAATGGCCGTTGTCATCTTTGCTGCGCAAATCTACGAGGCTGAGGAAACGCCACTTCCATCGCAGATGAGACTTAAAGATTATCTGGCCACGTATATTGCGCAGAATTGGTGGATCTATGTGGGTGATGATCATTTGAGCGGACCTTTTATTGAGAGACTTAAGACGTTGCCGGAATTGGAGAGGGATATTTATGCGAGACGCTTGGTGGCACTGAATGAGAGGCTGAATGATGCAGGGGATGGACCGGAAAATGGGGAGATGGGTTTGGGTTGA
- a CDS encoding DNA repair protein Rad9 — translation MVVLNFTLTPEAASKVHDLLVCLGKFSDTVAIEARREKFTFTALNPSKSAYAAVTLDGKQFFANYECSPSHGGPDGRFTCSMYTKALLSVFKGRLYDPLGRDGAIDRCEVSVRENETQCRFIVKMVCNQGVIKTYKLTYEAVEVMHALFDRSIARNRWSMHSGAVKEYIEYFGTKTEMLDIFAGDDGRCVFKSYTEKITNGKEILKHPLVTAVAVNISDFEEFTVQAGMHIIINVKDFKAIVVHADTLKTSLKAFYSQPTRPLQFSYGSDSLICEFTLMTSGDYTAAPAIPTPAPQAMSSRHTSRAPSTTIVEREDSRSFRSDMPPPVQPASRRDGSGRLRNPGSRQASAAQAQPTRHDSDSLFVPDDEDAAWAPLDYDKEETLGWDASASHDASAFPTFTDSGNMPRKSTADSTEVFEPTQRVSQIQGLW, via the exons ATGGTCGTCCTCAACTTCACCCTTACACCTGAGGCAGCGTCCAAGGTCCACGACCTTCTCGTCTGCCTGGGCAAATTCAGCGATACCGTAGCCATTGAGGCGCGTCGAGAAAAG TTCACGTTCACCGCTCTCAATCCTTCCAAATCTGCATACGCCGCAGTTACGTTGGATGGCAAGCAGTTCTTCGCCAACTATGAGTGCAGTCCAAGTCATGGTGGGCCGGATGGCCGCTTCACGTGCAGCATGTACACGAAAGCGCTGCTATCGGTGTTCAAAGGCCGTCTATACGATCCCCTAGGCCGCGATGGCGCGATAGATCGTTGTGAAGTGAGTGTACGGGAGAATGAGACCCAATGCCGATTCATCGTCAAAATGGTATGCAATCAGGGTGTCATCAAGACATATAAGCTCACGTACGAAGCTGTGGAAGTGATGCACGCACTATTCGATCGAAGCATCGCAAGGAATCGTTGGAGTATGCATTCTGGTGCCGTAAAGGAGTATATTGAGTACTTCGGTACGAAAACCGAGATGCTTGACATCTTTGCTGGAGACGATGGCCGCTGTGTCTTCAAAAGCTACACAGAGAAGATCACGAACGGAAAAGAGATCCTGAAACACCCACTTGTCACGGCAGTCGCGGTCAACATATCCGATTTCGAAGAGTTTACGGTTCAGGCGGGCATGCacatcatcatcaacgtCAAGGACTTCAAGGCTATTGTTGTTCATGCAGACACACTAAAGACTAGCTTGAAGGCGTTCTACTCCCAACCAACACGACCATTGCAGTTCAGCTACGGCAGTGATAGCCTGATTTGCGAATTTACGCTGATGACCTCGGGTGACTACACTGCAGCTCCAGCCATTCCAACCCCGGCACCCCAGGCAATGAGCAGCAGACATACGTCCCGCGCACCATCAACTACAATAGTAGAGCGCGAGGACAGCCGCAGCTTTCGGTCTGACATGCCTCCACCGGTGCAGCCAGCATCACGAAGGGACGGGTCGGGTAGATTACGGAACCCAGGATCTCGCCAGGCTTCAGCAGCACAAGCACAGCCCACACGCCATGATTCAGATAGTCTGTTTGTTCCCGACGACGAGGATGCAGCCTGGGCTCCTCTTGACTACGATAAGGAAGAGACACTGGGCTGGGATGCGAGCGCCTCCCACGATGCATCGGCATTCCCGACGTTTACGGATAGTGGCAATATGCCAAGGAAGAGCACTGCAGATAGCACCGAAGTGTTTGAGCCCACTCAACGTGTGTCGCAGATCCAGGGATTGTGGTAG
- a CDS encoding CENP-H domain containing protein, whose amino-acid sequence MANKDVDMVDAAVRAPDSNGYAQLLQTNHSDAFAFSETEELALQLYDQLRELELQQSLIQAQQAAHAHDFTALPDDLVEERLTMAQHEAMEAKAEYDIRNKITDNVLVMDPVLKAVHGGEQTPFGEKRILPLIAENDTVSMVHGLETSKLAAVTRTLSVAEQGNIAAKQKNRELAQTMLALAEEMKKQSAQDIQDAQLRQRVDAVEKEVKESRRRVSTLKGILSAMVVGSGINWAADEALTELVMDDEE is encoded by the exons ATGGCGAACAAAGATGTTGACATGGTAGATGCAGCTGTCAGGGCTCCAGACTCAAACGGCTACGCGCAGCTGCTGCAAACAAATCACAGCGACGCGTTCGCGTTCTCCGAGACCGAGGAGCTAGCCCTGCAGCTTTACGATCAACTCAGGGAACTTGAGTTGCAACAGAGCCTCATTCAGGCGCAACAAGCAG CACATGCGCATGACTTCACAGCGCTTCCAGATGACCTGGTCGAAGAGCGGCTGACTATGGCGCAGCACGAAGCCATGGAGGCAAAGGCAGAGTACGACATCAGGAACAAGATAACAGACAACGTCTTGGTCATGGATCCTGTTCTCAAGGCCGTTCATGGTGGCGAACAAACGCCCTTTGGTGAAAA ACGCATACTGCCGCTGATTGCGGAGAACGACACCGTCTCAATGGTCCATGGCCTTGAGACATCAAAGCTTGCTGCGGTTACGCGCACCCTGAGTGTTGCAGAACAGGGCAACATTGCCGCGAAGCAGAAGAACCGCGAGTTGGCGCAGACGATGCTTGCTTTGGCAGAGGAAATGAAGAAGCAGTCAGCACAGGACATACAAGATGCACAATTACGTCAGCGAGTCGATGCCGTGGAGAAGGAGGTCAAGGAGTCGCGGCGGAGGGTTTCGACGCTCAAAGGCATCTTGTCAGCAATGGTGGTCGGCAGCGGCATCAATTGGGCTGCAGACGAGGCTTTGACCGAGCTGGTCATGGATGACGAAGAGTGA
- a CDS encoding NHP6B, Chromatin-associated protein containing the HMG domain protein — MPKEKTTRKAAPKSKADGGKKKKDPNAPKRGLSAYMFFANEQREKVREDNPGIKFGEVGKLLGEKWKALNEKQRTPYEAKAAADKKRYEEEKAAYQAGEEEEEESE, encoded by the exons ATGCCTAAAGAGAAGACTACCCGCAAGGCTGCCCCCAAGTCCAAGGCCGATGGcggcaagaagaagaagg ACCCCAACGCGCCCAAGCGTGGTCTGTCTGCGTACATGTTCTTCGCCAACGAGCAGCGTGAGAAGGTCCGCGAAGACAACCCCGGCATCAAGTTCG GCGAGGTCGGCAAGCTTCTCGGAGAGAAGTGGAAGGCCCTGAACGAGAAGCAGCGCACTCCTTACGAGGCCAAGGCTGCTGCCGACAAGAAGCGCTACGAAGAGGAAAAGGCCGCTTACCAG GCTggcgaagaggaagaggaagagtCCGAGTAG
- a CDS encoding LepB, Signal peptidase I: MLGIADMQPRQLAAQILNFALVLSTAFMMWKGLSVVSDSPSPIVVVLSGSMEPAFQRGDLLFLWNRGADTQVGEIVVYNVKGKDIPIVHRVVRRYGGGKTPLRLLTKGDNNLADDTELYAAGQSFLNRQEDVIGSVVGFIPFVGYVTILLSEHPWLKQVMLGLMGVMVVLQRE, translated from the exons ATGCTAGGAATCGCCGATATGCAGCCCAGGCAACTTGCCGCGCAAATTCTCAACTTCGCACTCGTCCTCTCTACCGCTTTCATGATGTGGAAGGGTCTCTCCGTCGTATCCGACTCGCCCTCACCCATTGTCGTCGTACTCTCCGGATCCATGGAGCCTGCGTTCCAGCGAGGTGATCTGCTATTCTTGTGGAACAGGGGGGCGGATACGCAAGTGGGCGAGATTGTCGTTTATAATGTAAAGGGCAAGGACATCCCGATTGTGCATCGTGTTGTGAGGAGATATGGGGGAGG TAAAACACCCCTCCGCCTCCTCACCAAGGGCGACAACAACCTCGCAGACGACACCGAACTCTACGCCGCCGGTCAATCCTTCCTCAATCGCCAAGAAGATGTCATCGGAAGCGTTGTCGGCTTCATACCTTTTGTCGGATACGTTACCATTCTACTAAGTGAGCACCCATGGCTCAAACAAGTCATGTTGGGTTTGATGGGTGTCATGGTCGTGCTGCAGAGAGAATAA
- a CDS encoding SrmB, Superfamily II DNA and RNA helicase — translation MSQLGQGLKTQQWDLDTMPKFEKSFYKEDPAVTARSAAEVAEYRKEHQMTVKGENIPKPVTTFDEAGFPSYVMNEVKAQGFAKPTAIQAQGWPMALSGRDVVGVAETGSGKTLTYCLPAIVHINAQPLLAPGDGPIVLILAPTRELAVQIQQEISKFGKSSRIRNTCVYGGVPKGPQIRDLARGVEVCIATPGRLIDMLEAGKTNLRRVTYLVLDEADRMLDMGFEPQIRKIIGQIRPDRQTCMWSATWPKEVRQLAADYQKDWIQVNIGSMDLSANHRIQQIVEVCTEFEKRDRMAKHLETIMSDKDNKILIFTGTKRVADEITRFLRQDGWPALSIHGDKQQNERDWVLNEFKTGKSPIMVATDVASRGIDVRNITHVFNYDYPNNSEDYVHRIGRTGRAGANGTAITLFTTENSKQARDLVQILTESKQQIDPRWTGGNSDPVRNSRW, via the exons ATGTCGCAACTCGGCCAAGGCTTGAAGACACAACAATGGG ACCTTGACACAATGCCCAAATTCGAAAAATCTTTCTACAAGGAGGATCCCGCAGTCACTGCTCGCTCAGCCGCAGAGGTCGCTGAGTACCGCAAGGAGCACCAGATGACCGTCAAGGGCGAGAACATCCCCAAGCCCGTCACAACTTTCGATGAGGCTGGTTTCCCGTCATATGTCATGAACGAGGTCAAGGCACAGGGGTTCGCGAAGCCCACCGCTATTCAAGCCCAGGGATGGCCCATGGCTCTCTCTGGTCGCGACGTTGTCGGTGTTGCTGAGACCGGTTCCGGAAAGACCCTCACCTACTGTCTTCCTGCCATCGTCCACATCAACGCACAGCCTCTCCTCGCCCCAGGCGATGGTCCCATTGTCCTGATCCTTGCGCCCACTCGTGAGCTTGCTGTCCAGATTCAGCAAGAAATTAGCAAATTCGGAAAGTCTTCCCGCATCCGAAACACCTGCGTCTACGGAGGTGTCCCCAAGGGTCCTCAAATCCGTGACCTCGCTCGCGGTGTCGAGGTGTGCATCGCTACTCCCGGACGTCTTATCGACATGCTTGAGGCTGGCAAGACTAACCTCCGCCGTGTTACTTACCTCGTTCTCGACGAGGCTGACCGCATGCTTGACATGGGTTTCGAGCCTCAAATCCGCAAGATCATCGGACAGATTCGCCCTGATCGACAAACTTGCATGTGGTCCGCCACATGGCCCAAGGAGGTCCGCCAGCTGGCGGCCGACTACCAGAAGGACTGGATCCAAGTAAATATTGGTTCCATGGACCTTTCCGCTAACCACCGCATTCAACAAATCGTCGAGGTCTGCACAGAGTTTGAGAAGCGCGACCGCATGGCCAAGCACCTCGAGACAATCATGAGCGACAAGGACAACAAGATCCTGATCTTCACAGGTACCAAGCGCGTTGCTGACGAGATCACCCGATTCCTTCGTCAGGACGGCTGGCCGGCGCTTT CCATCCACGGCGACAAGCAGCAAAACGAGCGTGACTGGGTCTTGAACGAATTTAAGACTGGCAAGAGCCCCATCATGGTTGCCACTGACGTGGCTTCCCGTGGTATCG ATGTCCGCAACATTACTCACGTGTTCAACTATGACTACCCGAACAACTCGGAGGACTATGTCCACCGCATTGGTCGTACTGGTCGTGCTGGCGCTAACGGTACCGCCATCACTCTGTTTACCACAGAAA ACTCCAAGCAGGCTCGTGATCTCGTCCAGATTCTTACAGAGTCCAAGCAGCAGATTGATCCTC GATGGACCGGAGGTAACAGCGACCCTGTTCGCAACAGCCGCTGGTAA